The following proteins are co-located in the Pseudomonadota bacterium genome:
- a CDS encoding glycosyltransferase: MLTALSWCLLACTVVAATIYCAGVWATWRHFGRPRRFAQARLPPITLLKPIKGIEDELADNLRSFFEQDYPPGFEIVFSSTDPADPGIAIARAIAEGYPEVACKFVVSDRHTGANPKVANLQGALRTARHDLVVQSDANVRIEPGMLRKLVSEYLTRRASLLTGVVVGVGERSVGAALENLQLSAFTGPATCLASAAAGITCVIGKCLAFRRSELDSLGGLAVVGDVLAEDYVLGELYRKNGKNVVLSRVRANNVNADTSVARFLERHARWLKMRAVVSAPGYVADLMANPTVFALAAWVSAGAPYALAGWVAWLGLTKALCDGWLVRLTRGAPMRVGYLWLAPVRDLLLAFLWLYCLFSRRICWRGSHFRLGPGSVLLPVVPAGACRSVNLPQRTRERAVCPASPAPSHPAE; this comes from the coding sequence ATGTTGACCGCGCTTAGCTGGTGCCTGCTGGCATGCACCGTCGTGGCGGCAACCATTTACTGCGCCGGAGTGTGGGCCACCTGGCGTCACTTCGGCCGACCGAGGCGCTTCGCACAGGCACGGCTGCCGCCGATCACGCTGCTCAAACCGATCAAGGGGATCGAAGACGAACTGGCCGATAACCTGCGCTCGTTCTTCGAGCAGGATTATCCACCCGGCTTTGAGATCGTATTCTCCAGCACCGATCCTGCCGATCCCGGCATCGCCATCGCGCGAGCCATCGCCGAAGGCTATCCTGAGGTGGCTTGCAAGTTCGTGGTTTCGGATCGCCACACCGGCGCCAACCCCAAGGTCGCGAATCTTCAAGGGGCGCTGCGGACGGCGAGGCACGATCTCGTGGTGCAGTCCGACGCCAATGTGCGGATCGAGCCGGGCATGCTGCGCAAGCTGGTCAGCGAATACCTGACGCGAAGGGCATCGCTGCTAACCGGCGTGGTGGTCGGAGTGGGTGAGCGCTCGGTGGGTGCGGCGCTGGAAAACCTCCAGCTCAGCGCCTTCACGGGGCCGGCGACCTGCTTGGCGTCGGCAGCCGCCGGCATCACCTGCGTCATCGGCAAGTGCCTCGCTTTCCGCCGCTCCGAGCTTGATTCCCTCGGAGGTCTTGCCGTGGTGGGAGACGTCCTTGCCGAGGACTACGTACTGGGAGAGCTGTACCGAAAGAACGGCAAGAACGTCGTGCTCTCCAGAGTTCGAGCCAACAACGTCAATGCGGACACGAGCGTTGCGCGATTCCTGGAACGCCACGCACGTTGGCTCAAGATGCGGGCAGTGGTATCCGCGCCCGGCTATGTTGCTGACCTCATGGCCAATCCGACCGTATTCGCCTTGGCTGCCTGGGTTAGTGCCGGAGCGCCGTACGCGCTCGCCGGATGGGTGGCGTGGCTAGGGCTTACCAAGGCACTGTGCGATGGCTGGCTCGTACGCCTGACCCGGGGAGCGCCCATGCGCGTCGGCTACCTCTGGCTCGCGCCGGTCCGGGATCTGCTGCTGGCGTTCCTGTGGCTGTATTGTCTCTTTTCGCGCCGCATCTGTTGGCGAGGCTCCCATTTCCGACTCGGACCCGGTAGCGTTCTGCTGCCTGTCGTGCCAGCGGGCGCCTGCCGATCGGTGAACCTGCCGCAGCGGACACGAGAACGAGCCGTCTGCCCCGCCTCACCTGCCCCGAGCCATCCGGCCGAGTAG